In one window of Acanthopagrus latus isolate v.2019 chromosome 15, fAcaLat1.1, whole genome shotgun sequence DNA:
- the LOC119034074 gene encoding 2-aminoethanethiol dioxygenase-like — translation MMPGDSDMTSIVQRIARQALVTYRRPVRLGEDAAKSFLENQSKLKSLMTEVRAADLKLAPRRADGSAAAPLPLQHGAPPVTYMHICETDHFSMGVFLLKSGASIPLHDHPGMHGILKVMYGKVRISCFDRLERPPGSPQVSPPVPPVPPGQADALRCSVLRSTAEYTEESGPCVLSPDRDNLHQIDAVDGPTAFMDILAPPYDPDDGRDCHYYKVLTEPEGKDTEQKEVWLMEISQPPDFWCGGEPYPGPEVCL, via the coding sequence ATGATGCCAGGTGACAGCGACATGACCTCCATCGTCCAGAGAATCGCCCGACAGGCCCTCGTCACGTACCGGAGGCCGGTTCGGCTCGGTGAAGATGCCGCCAAATCGTTCCTGGAGAACCAGAGCAAGCTGAAGAGCCTGATGACGGAAGTGCGGGCGGCGGACCTGAAGCTCGCCCCGCGGAGAGCCGACGGCAGCGCGGCCGCCCCGCTGCCGCTGCAGCACGGCGCCCCGCCGGTCACCTACATGCACATCTGCGAGACGGACCACTTCAGCATGGGGGTGTTCCTGCTGAAGAGCGGAGCCTCCATCCCGCTGCACGACCACCCGGGGATGCACGGCATTCTCAAAGTCATGTACGGCAAGGTCAGGATCAGCTGCTTCGACCGGCTGGAGCGGCCGCCCGGCAGCCCGCAGGTGTCCCCCCCGGTGCCCCCGGTGCCGCCGGGCCAGGCGGACGCTCTGCGGTGCTCCGTGCTCCGCTCCACCGCGGAGTACACGGAGGAGAGCGGCCCGTGCGTCCTCTCCCCGGACCGGGACAACCTGCACCAGATCGACGCTGTGGACGGCCCGACGGCGTTCATGGACATCCTGGCCCCGCCGTACGACCCGGACGACGGCCGGGACTGTCACTACTACAAGGTCCTGACCGAACCGGAGGGCAAAGACACGGAGCAGAAGGAGGTCTGGCTCATGGAGATCTCACAGCCCCCGGACTTCTGGTGCGGAGGGGAGCCGTACCCGGGCCCGGAGGTGTGCCTCTGA